The Polaribacter sp. HaHaR_3_91 genomic sequence AGTTTTACAAAAGGTGTTGTTTCCGTAGTTTTACTAAAAGTATGATTACCTGTTAATGATGTTTTAGTACCTAAATAAGCATTGTTAAAAGTAACTATTTCATCAGTTCCAGATGGTTTCATTTTTATAAAGAATCCTTGCCCTGGAGCCAATACTTTTAAATCTGCAGAAGCATCATTTGTAAAAGCAACATATTTTTCTTGGCTATTTTCCCAAACATATACTGCTGGCGCATCAACTGCAAGTTTTGTTGTGTTTTCTAAAATAAAGTTTCCTGTAGCTTCTTTATTTGCTGGGTAATATGCTGTAAAAGGATTACCAACTGTAACCCATTTGTTATGCGTGGCATCTATATTTAAAGAACTTGTTTGTATAGTACCTGTAAAAGTAACTTCACCATCTGTTCCTTTAGACATAGAATATCCAATACCTTTTTCGAACTCTACATCTGCATCAATGTTTACATCAAAATATTCCCATTTTTCACTGGTTGCATTTACATCATTATATTTAGCAATTGCATATCTGTTTGGATCTGTGCCAGTATCTGTATTCTTTCTGATATCATTATTTGCATCTAAAGCAAAATCTTTTACTTTTTGTCCTGTAACGGGTGGTGTAACAAGACTCCATTTAGAAGCTAATAAACCACCTCTAACATAGGTTACTTTACCTGTGCTATTTCCTTTTGCAATTAATACACCACTATTATCTGTATCAGAATATATGTATATACCGCTATTTGTAGAATGAGAATCAACATCATTTTCAACTGTTAAGTCAGCATTTTTTTCAATATTTAAATAACCACCGTCTGCAATTTCTAAAGATTTTGCAACGGCACTATTAGAATCTAAAGTTACCTCTTCGGATGTTTTTATAAAAACATCATCTGCAGTTGTTGGTAAAGTTTTACCTTCCCAACTAGAAGTGTCTGACCAATATACGTTTGCAGGAATTGTATTATCAAAATATTTTTGGTCATTATATACCCACATACCTCTACCAAATGTACCAACATAAATGTTTCCGTTATTCGGACTTATCTTAATATCACTAATTCTTACATTTGGTAAATCGGTACCTAATTTAGACCAGTTGGTAGTAGAATTGTCGGTAAAATAAACACCTATTTCTGTAGCTAAATAAATAGTTTCATTATTTTTATTTGGATCTAAAATAACTTTAAACATGATGATATTAGGTAGGTCACCACTAATATTTGTCCAAGTATCTCCGTTATTTATACTTTTATACACTTTATTTCCTGCACTGTAACTTTTTACTGTTGCATATACTGTGTTTGTATTAGGTACAGCGTATACGCTATTAATCTTAACACCACTTGGGCTTGCTATGGTAGACCAAGTTGCACCGTCATCTACACTTCTTTTAAGTGTTGAAATTTCTGCAATTTCTCCAATTGCGAATATTCTAACAACAGCATTATTAAGAGAAACGTCTAAAAATTCTGTTTTTGTTAACCCTGAGCCAAGTGCTGTAAAAGTATCCGAAGCTCCATCATTATAATCAAGGTCCACATCACCACCTTTATCTGTAGTTCTTTTTACATCTCCATGACCTACATAAATGATGTTAGCATCTGTTGGATGCGTAGCTATAGGAGAAATAAATGCCGCATTTGCTGCATCTGACTTAAGAATTTTGATAGCTGAAGCGTAACCATTTGCATAGCCATCATCAGTTCTACTTAATTGGCCATTAGTACCCCCTAAATATCTAATATTAGGTTCAGCTATATCAATAGCAGTTCCTGTTCCGTCTCCTGCAACAGCTGCAACCCATTTTTGTTCTCCGCCTTGTAAAACTTTAGAAAAACCATCATTATCTTGGTTTGCCATCATATAATCATCGCCATTTAAACCATGAGTAATTGCAATATTATAAGATTGTGTTATAATTAATCCGCTAGAAATATCAGGGAAATCTGCATCTGAAGTTGGTGAAAAAGACCCCATTCTTAGTCCTGCATCATTTCCATTGATAATATGAGAATTATCTGTAAATAAGAAAAAGTGATGATCTGCATGTACGTGAATTTGACCAGCAGGTAGTGGATTTGAATATGCATTTAAAACAGGAGTAAAGGTATCTCCATTATCTGTAGATTTCCATCCTTGTACACCACCTACCATTAAATTATTTGGGTCTGTTGGAGAAAGTGCGATACATTGTATATACCCATGTTGAGAATCAAATGGTGTGTCAGTACCAAAAATTTTTGCTGTAACGTTAGTAGATTTTGCTATATCTGCCGCAGTATCATCAAAGTCAAAATAATATTTTCTAAAAACCCCGTCTTGATTAATACCATAAAAATAATCGTTATCTGCCGGAGAAGCGGCGATTCTTAATATTTTTGAGCTATCACCACCTGGAAAAGCAGGATGTACTTTAAAGTTATTTCCACCATCTGTAGAATAATAAATTGCATCCCAATAATCTGATACCACAATTTTGTTTGCATCATTTGGGTCAAAAACCATTGATTGGAATTTGGCTTCGTAAGCAATTGGGGTAGAACCATTACTTGTAACAGTCATGTTAGTCCAAGTTGCCCCACTATCTGTAGATTTTTTTATCTCAGAGTTTGTTAATGCAAATATTGTGGAGGTGGAACCAGGTGCAAAGGCTATATCTCTTATATATTCATTTTCAGATAAAGAAAAAGTAAGTCCGGTTGGTAGCCAAATTTCTCCTGCATCTGTAGACTTAAATAAACCTATAGAACTAACATGTTGACTATCTCTATCTCCGGTTGCCATATAGAGAATATTTGTATTTGTTGGATCTATTAAAATATCTGTAACCCCCATACCAGCAAGATTATCCGTTTTTGGAGACCAAGTAGCACCACCATCTGTAGTTTTCCATAACCCACCAGAAGGAGTACCTACATACATAATCATAGGATTATTAGGGTCTAAAGCGTTTGGGTCTACAGCTACAACATCAACTCTACCAGGACCAGGGTAATCGAAATTACCATTTTTTTCTACAATTTTTGTTGGACCAATTTGTGTCCAAGGTTTTACAGTAGAAGAAGATCTTGCTAGTGTGTTAGCCTTGTTTTCTAATAAATTTAAATAGTCTTGTTTGTTTACTGCTTCTTTAGGAAAAGTACCGTCTGCATTTACTCTATCTTTCCAAATCCAAACCCAACGTTCAAATTGTTTTTTTTCTTTTTTCTCTAATCGAGTTTCGGCTTTTTTAGCGTATTTACTTTTTTCTATAAACTGCTTTCTTGTTTTATTTACAATTTCAAAGAAATTACTATTTTCTTTTAAAGCTTCTTTTTTATAATTTATTGTTTGTGCTTTTACCTGAAAGCAACCAATAAAAAATAAAGTAAAATAAACGATGTGTAATGTATTTTTCATGTTTTATTTAATGTTAAAAGTATGTTAATACAAATATCATATTTTTTTAATTTAAAAACATTCAGGTTCAATAAATAAAACTACGCACAAGCTACGCACTTTGGTATCATGCTCTTTAGTTGTTATTTAATTAGAGGGTATTTAAGTTGGGGGTTCCTTTTTTTCTTGAAGTGTGTTGTGCTAGTCAGTATTAATAATTGGGATATTTTTTATATCGTTAATTGTAACAATAGTACTATGTTTTATTTAAAAGCACTTAAATTAGATAAAACCAGTAGTAGTAATTGTTAATGTTTTTCCCTCGATCAAAAGGAAGACATTAGCCAAACATAGTCCCCCAACTACTTTCAGCTACAATAATTGTAAAATTACTTACTACTGGTAAAATTTTATTAGATAGAGTTAATTCTGCTTTATTAGTAATTTGTATTACCTAACTCATCAATATTTATTTACATCATACATTTCTGTACTTGTTAAAATAATGTCTTCATGAATTCAGTTTTGATGTGCTCTACGTTTTGGTAAATGTATATCGAATCAACTATTTTTAGATCAACTATTGGGTAAAAAGTTAAACGTTTATTTGCGATCACAAATTATTCTCTAAAAGTATTTTTGTCTCATTAAAGAATCAATCATGTTTTTAAAATAGGGAATTAATTAAAAGTACAAATATGGATAAGTTTAAAAGAATAGTTCTTGTTTTATACTACTCACTAACTACGCACATTAATAATAAAATTAACGTTGGTTTTATAGCATTTTTATAAAATATTGCCATAGAACTTCTTATCTTTCTTTTTAGGTTAAAGTTATTAATTGCTATGGTTGTTAATGAAACTTTACTATTTTTGTTTATTATCCTAACAAATTTTAAAGTCTCCGCTTATTTTGATTAAAAATAATAATAACAGCATTTTTAAGCTGATAATCTTTTTTCTAAGCATAAATTTTTATGCACAGGAATCTGGGGATATTTATTTAAAATATATAGATTCTGCGAGTAATAGAATAGATAATTACCCAAGAATAGCTGAGCAATTTTTAGATTCTATCCCTAATCCTTTAGAAAAAAATATTAAGGGTAAACTTGCAGATTATTATCATCTTAAAGCAGTTTTAAGTAGTTACTTAAATAGGAGTGCCGAAGTTTATCATTATAATATTCTTGGACTAAAATATGCAGAATTAGAGAAGAATTATAAGTTAGCAGGTACAGCTAGTATAGAGTTGTTCTATAATTTGTATATCGTAAAAAAAGATACTACAGCTCTAAACTATCTTAAAAAAGCAGAAAAATTCTATACAATTGTTAAGGATAAATATGGTTTGATAGATGTGATGCAAATGAAAGCATATACTGAACTGTATAATAACAATTATAAAAAAAGTAACGATTTAATTCTTGCCAAGTTAGATTATTATAAGTCGATAAAAGAGGATTCTTTTTATCAATTATATGCTTTATTTATGCTTATAACTAATTTTGTAGATTTAAATGATGACGCAAATATTAAAAAATATTATACAGATTTTAAAACTTTAGAGAACGATACTACCCTTACAAAATATCTTTATAACATACATGATGTTACCTTAAATATAAGTTTTTCTGATCTATTTTTGAGAAGAAAACAGTTAGATTCTGCTGCTATTTATTTAAAAAAGGTGGATGGTATGCGATCTTATATGAATAATTTTGATAAAGAAAATCAGTTTAAAAACTATATAGCCTATTACGATGAATTAGAGGATACACAAAATAAAAACAATTATATAGATTCCCTTAAAAATCATAATCAGAATTTAATAAGTGAAAATATCGACGCCAGTTTTAATATCAATGAATCTTTTTTAGAAAATTCTAGAATTTTAGAAGTAGAAACCAAGAAAAACTTTTTAAATAGAAATTGGATTGCATTTTTAGTTACTCTTTTAGTAGTAGGTGTTGTTTTTGTTTTTGTAAAATATAAGAGTCTAAAAAGAGTTTTAAAAGATTTTTCTAAACGGAGAAGAGAATATTCTCTAATTGAGAATAATCATGATAAATTAAAGTTGAAAGTTAAAGGCTTAGAAAACTATATCGTAGATTTAAAGAAGGAAATTAAAAGCATTTCTTCAATTACAAATATAGATGACCAAAGAAATAAAATTAAAAGCCTTCATAAAGATATTCATCATAGTTCTTCTGTTCTTTTAGTAAAAGGCGAAGATCATTTAGATTTAATAAATAACCTTAATGCAGAGTTTTTTAATCAAATGTCTATAAAACACCCAGAGTTAAACCCTTCTGAAGTGATTATATGTTACTATCTATTTATGGGCTTTAAAACGAAAGAGATTAGTGTTTTCTTAAACACTTCTGTTAGATCTGTAGAGAGTAAAAGATATCGAATTACAAATAAGTTAGGTATTAAAAAAGAAGATTTTAAATTAGTAGATTATTTAAAAGAAACCTTTAAGGATACCACTTCTTTTTCCTCATAAAATTAAGAGTATTAACATCTAATTAGAATTGGTTTCTCTATTGATAGAAGCTAACTGTATGGAAATAGCTATTATATACTGATCCTTTTTAATTAAATTCTTTAAAATATAATAATATATTGTCAGATTACATCTCTATATCGTATAATTTTGTAGATAATTTATAATAGTAGCGGTTGGGTTACATTCTAAAAAAATAGCCTAGAATTTTATAATGTGTAGGATTACGATTCAGAAAAGAACTTTTATAGTTGGGGTTAATAGAAACTTATATTACCATTAAAAACTTCCTAATAATAAAAAACTCTAAAGATTATTATCTTTAGAGTTTTTTATTAAATCTATACCTCATTTTTTAACTAGAGGCATGGGATGTTTATTATTCAATTACTACTTTCTTATTGATTGCTCCTTTATCTGTGTTCATTTTAACAATGTAAATACCAGTTGGTATTTGTTTTTTGATGTCTAATTGGTAAGTAGATTTTTGTTCGTTAATATTCCAAGTACTTACTTTTTTACCAAGAATATCAAATAACTCTACTTTTTGAATATTCACCTCTTGATTTTTAGAAATTACAATTTTGTTATTGTCGTTATCTGCATAAATATTGG encodes the following:
- a CDS encoding T9SS type A sorting domain-containing protein, with the translated sequence MKNTLHIVYFTLFFIGCFQVKAQTINYKKEALKENSNFFEIVNKTRKQFIEKSKYAKKAETRLEKKEKKQFERWVWIWKDRVNADGTFPKEAVNKQDYLNLLENKANTLARSSSTVKPWTQIGPTKIVEKNGNFDYPGPGRVDVVAVDPNALDPNNPMIMYVGTPSGGLWKTTDGGATWSPKTDNLAGMGVTDILIDPTNTNILYMATGDRDSQHVSSIGLFKSTDAGEIWLPTGLTFSLSENEYIRDIAFAPGSTSTIFALTNSEIKKSTDSGATWTNMTVTSNGSTPIAYEAKFQSMVFDPNDANKIVVSDYWDAIYYSTDGGNNFKVHPAFPGGDSSKILRIAASPADNDYFYGINQDGVFRKYYFDFDDTAADIAKSTNVTAKIFGTDTPFDSQHGYIQCIALSPTDPNNLMVGGVQGWKSTDNGDTFTPVLNAYSNPLPAGQIHVHADHHFFLFTDNSHIINGNDAGLRMGSFSPTSDADFPDISSGLIITQSYNIAITHGLNGDDYMMANQDNDGFSKVLQGGEQKWVAAVAGDGTGTAIDIAEPNIRYLGGTNGQLSRTDDGYANGYASAIKILKSDAANAAFISPIATHPTDANIIYVGHGDVKRTTDKGGDVDLDYNDGASDTFTALGSGLTKTEFLDVSLNNAVVRIFAIGEIAEISTLKRSVDDGATWSTIASPSGVKINSVYAVPNTNTVYATVKSYSAGNKVYKSINNGDTWTNISGDLPNIIMFKVILDPNKNNETIYLATEIGVYFTDNSTTNWSKLGTDLPNVRISDIKISPNNGNIYVGTFGRGMWVYNDQKYFDNTIPANVYWSDTSSWEGKTLPTTADDVFIKTSEEVTLDSNSAVAKSLEIADGGYLNIEKNADLTVENDVDSHSTNSGIYIYSDTDNSGVLIAKGNSTGKVTYVRGGLLASKWSLVTPPVTGQKVKDFALDANNDIRKNTDTGTDPNRYAIAKYNDVNATSEKWEYFDVNIDADVEFEKGIGYSMSKGTDGEVTFTGTIQTSSLNIDATHNKWVTVGNPFTAYYPANKEATGNFILENTTKLAVDAPAVYVWENSQEKYVAFTNDASADLKVLAPGQGFFIKMKPSGTDEIVTFNNAYLGTKTSLTGNHTFSKTTETTPFVKLYVAKGAIKVNTDIIFSEDATIGFDAGKDIINFNSSAFDLTTKLLDNSSDKDYTIQSIPNNDYENQIVPLNLKGKANEEITFSALNSNLPEGLKIFLEDKETGSSYELSDTEKHTLTLSSDTSGFGRFYVHISSQALSVISDDVSKIQIFNQNNFLQIKGINTGTLKIDLFDLNGKTILKENQSSEKYSPLDLNGLSKGVYLVKVTAEGKSVSKKIIID